One Streptomyces sp. NBC_00554 DNA segment encodes these proteins:
- a CDS encoding GNAT family N-acetyltransferase, whose amino-acid sequence MNIRRVPFDHPDAVKLNDQVQAEYAERYGDEGDVTPLDATMFEPPLGMYLIAYDEQDRPVATGGWRTQDENDEGYSDGDAELKRMYVVPQARGLGLARRILAALEADARTAGRTRMVLETGTEQPEAIALYTSSGYEPCTKFGHYRDSPMSRCFAKPLH is encoded by the coding sequence ATGAATATCCGCCGGGTCCCCTTCGACCACCCCGACGCCGTCAAGCTCAACGACCAGGTACAGGCCGAATACGCCGAGCGCTACGGCGACGAGGGCGACGTCACACCCCTCGATGCCACGATGTTCGAGCCGCCGCTGGGCATGTACCTCATCGCGTACGACGAGCAGGACCGGCCGGTGGCCACGGGCGGCTGGCGCACCCAGGACGAGAACGACGAGGGCTACTCGGACGGCGACGCCGAACTCAAGCGCATGTACGTGGTCCCGCAGGCCCGCGGCCTAGGCCTCGCCCGCCGCATCCTGGCCGCACTGGAAGCGGACGCCCGCACGGCGGGACGCACCCGCATGGTCCTCGAGACGGGCACCGAGCAGCCGGAGGCGATCGCCCTGTACACATCGAGCGGCTACGAGCCCTGCACCAAGTTCGGCCACTACCGCGACTCACCCATGAGCCGCTGCTTCGCAAAGCCGCTGCACTGA
- the glpR gene encoding gephyrin-like molybdotransferase receptor GlpR, giving the protein MSSSGLIYAVIVGAWAAYLVPMWLRRQDELNEARPTERFSTAIRLLSGRAGMERRYAKDLRARSTEEGEPSADPAGVTDSVDVRAFAMPPAQSQAPTQQRPQAHAQARSRPQVRERVQGQPLAQPKADSASQGAGRPDAQHGAPAHAAQAPARTAHSAQTAPRPVPKQSARPKSEPEPKSASRQTPAARRASSAEAAARARRSKVLARRRRTTVMLFIAFTLGAIVAAVGGLALLWAPGVPAVMLSGYIVYLRTHERRRFTYTMDRRRAEAAAQRLRERQPRRRQAVDPGADEPDEGPEPATDPGLSALAADRRALVEQTDHAEWVDQQRERQQGPGRGDSWDPVPVPLPTYVTAPVAPRATSSVDLGAPDAWSSARSSTVEPSAPEAERVAEEQCEDEADADAADCADGDGRSDARRAASARRARERGRTPLFDQYEDGDRPRAANE; this is encoded by the coding sequence GTGAGCAGCAGCGGCCTCATCTACGCAGTCATCGTCGGGGCCTGGGCCGCCTACTTGGTGCCGATGTGGCTCCGTAGGCAGGACGAGCTGAACGAAGCCCGTCCGACGGAACGCTTCAGCACCGCCATCCGGCTGCTGTCCGGACGGGCGGGCATGGAGCGCCGATACGCCAAGGACCTGCGGGCGCGCTCCACCGAAGAGGGGGAGCCCAGCGCCGATCCGGCCGGCGTCACCGACTCGGTGGACGTCCGGGCCTTCGCCATGCCCCCGGCCCAGTCGCAGGCGCCGACCCAACAGCGGCCGCAGGCGCACGCGCAGGCCCGGTCCCGACCGCAGGTGCGGGAGCGGGTTCAGGGGCAGCCGCTGGCTCAGCCGAAGGCGGATTCGGCGTCGCAGGGCGCGGGCAGACCGGACGCCCAGCACGGGGCACCGGCGCACGCGGCGCAGGCACCGGCGCGCACGGCGCACTCGGCGCAGACCGCCCCCAGACCCGTACCGAAGCAGTCGGCCAGGCCCAAGTCCGAGCCGGAGCCCAAGTCCGCGTCCCGGCAGACGCCTGCGGCGCGGCGCGCTTCCTCGGCGGAGGCCGCGGCGCGCGCCCGGCGCTCGAAGGTGCTCGCGCGCCGGCGGCGTACGACGGTGATGCTCTTCATCGCTTTCACGCTCGGCGCGATCGTGGCGGCCGTCGGGGGGCTCGCGCTCCTGTGGGCGCCCGGCGTACCGGCCGTGATGCTGAGCGGGTACATCGTGTATCTGCGCACCCACGAACGGCGCCGCTTCACCTACACGATGGACCGGCGCCGGGCCGAGGCCGCGGCACAGCGGCTGCGGGAACGGCAGCCGCGACGGCGGCAGGCCGTCGACCCCGGGGCCGACGAGCCGGACGAGGGACCGGAGCCGGCGACCGACCCCGGTCTCTCCGCGCTCGCGGCCGACCGCCGCGCGCTCGTCGAGCAGACCGACCACGCGGAGTGGGTCGACCAGCAGCGCGAGCGCCAGCAGGGCCCCGGCCGGGGTGACAGCTGGGACCCGGTGCCGGTTCCGCTGCCGACCTATGTGACCGCGCCGGTCGCGCCCCGGGCCACGTCCAGCGTCGACCTGGGGGCGCCGGACGCGTGGAGTTCCGCGCGGTCCAGCACCGTCGAGCCGAGCGCGCCGGAGGCGGAGCGCGTCGCCGAGGAGCAGTGCGAGGACGAAGCGGATGCCGACGCCGCGGACTGCGCCGACGGCGACGGTCGCAGCGACGCCCGTCGCGCCGCGTCCGCCCGTCGCGCCCGCGAGCGTGGCCGCACCCCGTTGTTCGACCAGTACGAGGACGGGGACCGGCCGCGCGCGGCCAACGAGTGA
- a CDS encoding SDR family oxidoreductase, with product MSRVSLEGQVAVVTGAARGVGELLARKLSARGAKVALVGLEADELKRVSERLHGESGHWYADVTDHEAMARVAGEVKERFGKVDIVVANAGVASGGPFLDSDPVAWRRVIEVNLIGSAVTARAFLPVLMESRGYLLQIASLAAITPAPMMTAYCASKSGVEAYAHSLRAEVGYKGVRVGVGYLSWTDTDMVRGADQDEVMRELRQRLPWPANKTYPLGPAVDRIVAGIERRSSHVYAQWWLRGMQGVRGYLPGIIAAVGEREMRRFEPRLKGVGTGLVGAGGVADEQERQGTSP from the coding sequence ATGAGCAGGGTGAGTCTCGAAGGGCAGGTCGCGGTCGTCACCGGAGCGGCGCGCGGTGTCGGTGAACTCCTCGCCCGCAAGCTCTCCGCGCGCGGCGCGAAGGTCGCGCTCGTCGGTCTTGAGGCGGACGAGCTCAAGCGGGTCTCCGAGCGGCTGCACGGCGAGAGCGGTCACTGGTACGCCGATGTCACCGACCACGAGGCGATGGCGCGGGTCGCCGGGGAGGTGAAGGAGCGGTTCGGGAAGGTGGACATCGTCGTCGCCAACGCCGGGGTCGCGAGCGGCGGGCCGTTCCTCGACTCCGATCCCGTGGCCTGGCGACGCGTGATCGAGGTCAACCTCATCGGCTCGGCGGTGACGGCCCGCGCCTTCCTGCCCGTACTCATGGAGAGCCGCGGGTATCTGCTCCAGATCGCCTCGCTCGCCGCGATCACGCCGGCCCCGATGATGACCGCGTACTGCGCGTCCAAGTCGGGCGTGGAGGCGTACGCGCACAGTCTGCGTGCCGAGGTCGGGTACAAGGGGGTGCGGGTCGGGGTCGGTTACCTGTCCTGGACCGACACCGACATGGTGCGCGGGGCCGACCAGGACGAGGTGATGCGCGAACTGCGGCAGCGGCTGCCGTGGCCGGCCAACAAGACGTATCCGCTGGGTCCTGCCGTCGACCGTATCGTCGCCGGGATCGAGCGGCGGTCCAGCCATGTGTACGCGCAGTGGTGGCTGCGGGGGATGCAGGGCGTGCGCGGTTATCTGCCCGGGATCATCGCGGCGGTCGGGGAGCGGGAGATGCGGCGGTTCGAGCCGCGGCTCAAGGGTGTGGGTACGGGGCTCGTGGGGGCCGGTGGAGTGGCGGACGAGCAGGAGCGACAGGGCACCTCACCTTGA
- a CDS encoding exodeoxyribonuclease III, whose amino-acid sequence MLTITSVNVNGLRAAAKKGFVEWLAETSADVLCLQEVRAEPQQLPDEVRAPDGWHVVHAPAAAKGRAGVSLYTRREPDRVQVGFGSEEFDSSGRYVEADLPGVTVASLYLPSGEVGTERQDEKIRFMGEFLAYLKGLRERAAADGREVVVCGDWNIAHQEADLKNWKANKKNSGFLPEEREWLGRVFDAAEGGYVDVVRGLHPDVEGPYSWWSYRGRAFDNDSGWRIDLAVATAGLAGRAVKGFVERAARHEERWSDHAPVTVVFET is encoded by the coding sequence GTGCTGACTATTACCTCTGTGAACGTGAACGGGCTCCGGGCCGCCGCGAAGAAGGGTTTCGTGGAGTGGCTCGCGGAGACCTCCGCGGATGTGCTGTGCCTCCAGGAGGTGCGCGCCGAGCCGCAGCAGCTGCCGGACGAGGTCCGCGCGCCCGACGGCTGGCACGTCGTGCATGCGCCCGCCGCCGCCAAGGGGCGCGCGGGCGTGTCCCTGTACACGCGGCGCGAGCCCGACCGTGTGCAGGTCGGGTTCGGGTCCGAGGAGTTCGACTCCAGCGGGCGGTACGTCGAGGCCGATCTGCCCGGTGTCACCGTCGCCAGCCTCTATCTGCCGTCGGGCGAGGTCGGGACCGAGCGGCAGGACGAGAAGATCCGGTTCATGGGGGAGTTCCTCGCCTATCTGAAGGGGCTGCGGGAGCGGGCCGCCGCCGACGGGCGCGAGGTCGTCGTGTGCGGCGACTGGAACATCGCCCACCAGGAGGCCGACCTCAAGAACTGGAAGGCGAACAAGAAGAACTCCGGGTTTCTGCCCGAGGAGCGGGAGTGGCTGGGGCGGGTCTTCGACGCGGCCGAGGGCGGATACGTCGATGTCGTGCGGGGGCTGCATCCGGACGTGGAGGGGCCGTACTCGTGGTGGTCGTATCGGGGGCGGGCCTTCGACAACGATTCAGGGTGGAGGATCGACCTGGCTGTCGCTACGGCGGGTCTCGCCGGGCGCGCGGTCAAGGGGTTTGTGGAGCGGGCCGCCCGGCATGAGGAGCGGTGGTCGGACCACGCTCCCGTGACCGTGGTTTTTGAGACCTGA
- a CDS encoding flavin-containing monooxygenase: MTEHEHVRVAVVGSGFGGLGAAVRLRREGVTDFVVLERADSVGGTWRDNSYPGCACDVPSHLYSFSFAPHPDWPRTFSGQEHIRAYLEHVADVFRLRSHLRFNSEVKMMTWDAEKLRWGIETSSGFLTADVVVSATGPLSDPKIPDIAGIDTFPGKVFHSARWDHDYDLRGKRVAMIGTGASAIQIVPAVQSEVAHLTLFQRTPPWVMPRVDRAISGAERWLHRQLPFTAQARRGLLWGIRELQVQAFTKRPNELGLIEKLAKRNIARAIKDPELRAKLTPDYRIGCKRILLSNTYYPALAQPHVDVVASGLSEIRGSTLVAADGSEAEVDAIVFGTGFHVTDMPIADRVVGADGRTLAESWKDGMKSLRGASAAGFPNWMTIIGPNTGLGNSSMILMIESQLNYMADFVRQLGVLGGRAALDARPGAVDAWNRGVQERMKRTVWNTGGCDSWYLDANGVNTTVWPGTTTEFRRATRRIELAEYDVLRPPVAEESPADSKTDKKKTDKKVEAGA, encoded by the coding sequence ATGACCGAGCACGAGCATGTGCGAGTCGCGGTGGTCGGGTCCGGGTTCGGCGGGCTGGGGGCCGCTGTGCGGCTGCGGCGTGAAGGGGTCACCGACTTCGTCGTCCTCGAGCGGGCCGACAGCGTGGGTGGCACGTGGCGGGACAACAGCTATCCCGGGTGCGCCTGCGACGTACCGTCCCATCTGTACTCGTTCTCGTTCGCGCCCCATCCCGACTGGCCGCGCACCTTCTCCGGGCAGGAGCACATCCGGGCCTATCTGGAGCATGTGGCGGACGTCTTCCGGCTGCGGTCGCATCTTCGGTTCAACTCCGAAGTGAAGATGATGACTTGGGACGCGGAGAAGCTGCGGTGGGGGATCGAGACCAGTAGCGGCTTCCTGACCGCCGATGTCGTTGTCTCGGCCACTGGGCCGCTGTCCGATCCCAAGATTCCGGACATTGCCGGGATCGACACCTTCCCCGGGAAGGTGTTCCACTCCGCCCGCTGGGACCACGACTACGACCTGCGCGGCAAACGTGTCGCCATGATCGGTACGGGGGCCTCGGCCATTCAGATCGTGCCGGCCGTCCAGTCGGAGGTCGCGCACCTCACGCTCTTCCAGCGGACCCCGCCGTGGGTGATGCCGCGCGTCGACCGTGCCATCAGCGGCGCCGAGCGGTGGCTGCACCGGCAGCTGCCGTTCACGGCGCAGGCCAGGCGTGGACTGCTTTGGGGGATCAGGGAGTTGCAGGTCCAGGCGTTCACCAAGCGTCCCAACGAGCTGGGGCTCATCGAGAAGTTGGCCAAGCGGAACATCGCCCGAGCCATCAAGGACCCCGAGCTGCGGGCCAAGTTGACCCCGGACTACCGCATCGGCTGCAAGCGGATCCTGCTCTCCAACACGTACTATCCCGCGCTCGCCCAGCCCCATGTGGACGTGGTGGCCAGCGGCCTGAGTGAGATCAGGGGGTCCACCCTCGTCGCCGCCGACGGCAGCGAGGCCGAGGTCGACGCGATCGTCTTCGGTACCGGCTTCCACGTCACCGACATGCCGATCGCCGACCGGGTCGTCGGCGCGGACGGGCGGACGCTCGCCGAGTCCTGGAAGGACGGCATGAAGTCGCTGCGCGGCGCCTCCGCCGCCGGGTTCCCCAACTGGATGACGATCATCGGGCCCAACACGGGTCTCGGGAACTCGAGCATGATCCTGATGATCGAGTCCCAGCTGAACTACATGGCCGACTTCGTACGGCAGTTGGGCGTACTCGGTGGGCGGGCCGCGCTCGACGCCCGGCCCGGCGCCGTGGACGCCTGGAACCGCGGGGTCCAGGAGCGCATGAAGCGCACGGTCTGGAACACCGGCGGCTGCGACAGCTGGTACCTCGACGCCAACGGGGTCAACACGACCGTCTGGCCGGGGACCACGACCGAGTTCCGCCGGGCGACTCGGCGTATCGAGTTGGCGGAGTACGACGTCCTGCGACCCCCGGTGGCAGAAGAGTCCCCAGCGGACAGCAAGACGGACAAGAAGAAGACGGACAAGAAGGTGGAGGCCGGAGCATGA
- a CDS encoding alpha/beta fold hydrolase has translation MSRLMHVSHGPYAPPVPARELTAVSADGARLHVEVHGSEGMPAVVLAHGWTCSTAFWAAQIRDLAADHRVIAYDQRGHGRSPASDACGTDALADDLEAVLAATLAPGEKAVLVGHSMGGMTLMAASARPRFREHTAAVLLCSTGSSRLVAESRVVPIRAGRLRTRITKSVLGSRAPLGPVTPLARRILKYATMGPGSSPGMVDACARIVHACPRRVRHAWSVVLDLLDLDDGVRELAVPTAVVVGTADRMTPAVHARALVAALPNCVGLTELTGLGHMTPVEAPELVTGRIRELTSTYVQIKEGA, from the coding sequence ATGAGCCGACTGATGCATGTGTCGCACGGGCCTTACGCCCCGCCCGTGCCCGCGCGCGAGCTGACCGCCGTCTCCGCCGACGGGGCGCGGCTGCACGTCGAGGTGCACGGGTCCGAGGGGATGCCCGCTGTCGTCCTCGCGCACGGCTGGACCTGTTCGACCGCCTTCTGGGCGGCGCAGATCCGGGACCTCGCGGCCGACCACCGGGTCATCGCGTACGACCAGCGCGGGCACGGGCGGAGTCCCGCGAGTGACGCGTGCGGTACGGACGCGCTCGCCGACGACCTGGAGGCGGTGCTCGCGGCCACGCTCGCGCCGGGTGAGAAGGCCGTGCTCGTGGGGCACTCCATGGGCGGGATGACGTTGATGGCGGCCTCGGCGCGGCCGCGTTTCCGGGAGCACACGGCGGCGGTTCTGCTGTGCAGCACGGGCAGTTCGAGGCTGGTCGCCGAATCGCGGGTGGTGCCGATACGTGCCGGGCGGCTGCGGACCCGTATCACCAAGTCGGTTCTCGGCTCGCGGGCGCCGCTCGGGCCGGTCACGCCGCTCGCCAGGAGGATCCTCAAGTACGCGACCATGGGCCCCGGTTCGTCGCCGGGCATGGTCGACGCGTGCGCGCGGATCGTGCACGCGTGTCCGCGGCGGGTGCGGCACGCCTGGTCGGTCGTGCTCGATCTGCTCGATCTCGACGACGGGGTACGGGAGTTGGCGGTGCCGACCGCTGTGGTGGTGGGTACGGCGGACCGGATGACGCCGGCCGTGCATGCGCGTGCCCTGGTCGCCGCGCTGCCGAACTGTGTCGGGCTCACCGAGCTGACCGGGCTCGGGCACATGACGCCGGTGGAGGCGCCCGAGCTGGTCACCGGGCGCATACGCGAACTGACGTCCACGTATGTACAGATCAAGGAGGGCGCATGA
- a CDS encoding recombinase family protein — protein sequence MLKPSSLQAPPTSLSAGQPGALAALRLSCLTSVTTSPGRQRAAIQLCAEQLGFTLIGEASDLGISARKTSPFERPSLSSWLRHPQEYNAIVWSHVDRAVRSVAHMAELIAWGRQHDRTLVFGMTEAEHPLEVTPQADSATIRRCMDLAYAAEQEARTISNRLTDSHEALRAAGRYGGGLVPFGYRKASHPSGSGWCLTPDPETTPVVRMIVEEVHAGHSLLAIARKLNETGVLVPRDRHAQLQGRPLGGRRHGRDFEHFRWTSGTLSKVLRSPSLMGHRVHRTQTVRNVEGAPVLIGPPLLTEDEFSALQDVLLTRSNGTRSKRGTATALLTRVAHCAGCGGRMYFAARKGYPYGDYACRATARGEVCPAPAAMRSDWLEEYVVNRYLQTLTAEAEVTREHLLLSAVRVTVSKGRPGGGPSRLAGPDTSRLTFTIGECHTAR from the coding sequence ATGCTCAAGCCTAGTTCCCTGCAGGCTCCACCGACTTCGCTTTCCGCCGGGCAACCGGGAGCGCTCGCGGCCCTGCGCCTGAGCTGCCTGACGAGTGTGACGACCTCGCCCGGCCGACAGCGCGCCGCCATCCAACTCTGCGCCGAGCAGCTCGGCTTCACGCTGATCGGCGAGGCATCGGACCTTGGCATCTCGGCCCGCAAGACGTCCCCGTTCGAGAGGCCGTCCCTGTCCTCGTGGCTACGTCACCCCCAGGAGTACAACGCCATCGTGTGGTCCCACGTGGACCGTGCCGTCCGATCCGTGGCACACATGGCCGAGTTGATCGCTTGGGGGCGGCAGCACGACAGGACACTCGTCTTCGGGATGACTGAGGCAGAGCACCCGCTCGAGGTAACCCCGCAGGCGGACAGCGCCACCATCCGACGGTGCATGGATCTGGCCTACGCCGCCGAGCAAGAGGCCCGCACCATTTCCAACCGGCTCACCGACAGCCACGAAGCCCTCCGTGCGGCCGGTCGTTACGGAGGCGGACTGGTCCCCTTCGGCTACCGAAAGGCGTCGCACCCTTCCGGCAGCGGCTGGTGTTTGACCCCTGATCCCGAAACCACACCTGTCGTCCGCATGATCGTGGAAGAAGTGCATGCGGGTCACTCCTTGCTCGCCATCGCGCGCAAACTCAACGAGACAGGTGTACTGGTGCCGCGCGACCGCCACGCCCAACTCCAAGGACGGCCACTGGGGGGCCGCCGTCACGGACGCGACTTCGAACACTTCCGCTGGACGTCCGGAACCCTGTCCAAGGTGCTGCGCAGCCCGTCACTGATGGGCCATCGCGTGCACCGGACACAGACCGTTCGCAACGTCGAGGGTGCGCCCGTGCTGATCGGTCCGCCGCTGCTCACCGAGGACGAGTTCAGCGCCCTGCAAGACGTCCTTCTGACACGTTCCAACGGCACTCGCAGCAAGCGCGGGACGGCCACCGCCCTGCTCACCAGGGTGGCGCACTGCGCAGGCTGCGGGGGACGCATGTACTTCGCCGCGCGGAAGGGGTATCCGTACGGCGACTACGCGTGTCGTGCCACCGCCCGAGGCGAGGTATGCCCCGCCCCCGCCGCCATGCGCTCCGACTGGCTCGAGGAATACGTGGTCAACCGCTACCTCCAGACACTCACCGCCGAAGCCGAGGTGACCCGGGAACACCTTCTCCTCAGCGCTGTCCGGGTCACCGTCAGCAAAGGCCGCCCAGGGGGCGGCCCCAGTCGACTGGCCGGGCCGGATACCTCGCGCCTGACCTTCACGATCGGGGAATGTCACACCGCGAGGTGA
- a CDS encoding MerR family transcriptional regulator codes for MAELAKEAGITVRTLRFYRERKLIPPPRREGRIAWYDDTHLARLRTISALLERGHTLNGIAELAEAFDHGRNVGELLGLGEPTEETPVRLSPEELADVFAGQATPENLAASLDLGYLGTDGGELVHISRRLLDASAALVREGIPLTEVLATARRVRDHADALADLFITLVLTENRTPEDLQRLRPLAKSVVEAELSMALDRRLSRRPGA; via the coding sequence ATGGCGGAGCTGGCCAAGGAGGCCGGCATCACCGTGCGCACCCTGCGCTTCTACCGCGAGCGCAAACTGATTCCGCCACCGCGCCGCGAGGGCCGCATCGCCTGGTACGACGACACCCACCTGGCCCGCCTGCGCACGATCTCGGCACTCCTGGAACGCGGCCACACCCTGAACGGCATCGCGGAACTGGCGGAGGCCTTCGACCACGGCCGCAACGTAGGTGAGCTGCTGGGCCTCGGCGAGCCCACCGAGGAGACCCCGGTCCGCCTCTCCCCCGAGGAACTCGCCGACGTCTTCGCCGGCCAGGCCACCCCGGAGAACCTCGCCGCCTCCCTCGACCTCGGCTACCTCGGCACCGACGGCGGCGAACTCGTCCACATCAGCCGCCGCCTCCTCGACGCCTCCGCCGCCCTGGTCCGCGAGGGCATCCCCCTCACGGAAGTCCTGGCAACAGCCCGCCGCGTACGCGACCACGCCGACGCCCTCGCCGACCTCTTCATCACCCTGGTCCTCACCGAAAACCGCACCCCGGAGGACCTCCAACGCCTACGCCCACTGGCGAAGAGCGTGGTGGAGGCGGAACTGTCGATGGCGTTGGACCGACGGCTCAGCCGTCGGCCGGGGGCTTGA
- a CDS encoding DUF4231 domain-containing protein, whose translation MAENPQSPAGLPPVELARWVQGQLTAGMEWSECRRARFRRSASLVKLLSLAFSVASTVILGLQDLNFWASLAFSLGAVGVAVNAVEPFFNWRARWVLMEESEVRLRRIRDELDYLLVRTAPDLIRVEDVDPFFQRAQEVWADISRRWLDQRHADQRDT comes from the coding sequence ATGGCTGAGAACCCGCAATCTCCGGCTGGGCTTCCGCCGGTGGAGTTGGCCCGCTGGGTTCAGGGTCAGCTCACAGCCGGGATGGAGTGGTCCGAATGCCGCAGAGCGCGTTTCCGGCGGTCCGCCTCGCTGGTCAAGTTGCTGTCCTTGGCCTTCTCCGTTGCCTCGACAGTCATCCTGGGGCTGCAGGACCTCAACTTCTGGGCCAGTCTGGCCTTTTCCCTGGGGGCCGTCGGAGTCGCTGTCAATGCGGTTGAACCCTTCTTCAACTGGAGGGCTCGGTGGGTCCTCATGGAGGAGTCGGAGGTCAGGTTGCGCCGCATCAGAGACGAACTGGATTACCTCCTCGTACGGACGGCGCCCGACCTCATACGCGTCGAGGACGTCGACCCGTTCTTCCAGAGAGCGCAAGAAGTGTGGGCCGACATCAGTCGCCGATGGCTCGATCAGCGCCATGCGGACCAGCGGGACACCTGA